In Desulfobacterales bacterium, a genomic segment contains:
- a CDS encoding sigma-54 dependent transcriptional regulator: MGQNSSAGKRLLIVDDEENMRHMLATLLRNSGYRIETASDGVEALEKIGQNLHEFILCDLKMPRMSGIEFLKAGSEKLKESTVIVMSAYGTIDTALEAMKMGAYDFISKPFKTDEVLLALKKAEERENLKRENIVLKDRIEKISASYNFGNLMAKSKSMLSVFKIAEKASKYNTTVLITGESGTGKELVAKGIHFNSDRAKKAFIPVNCGGIPENLLESELFGYKKGAFTGADKDKIGLIEAADGGTLLLDEIGDMPQSLQVKLLRALQEREILPVGGTRGKKIDVRVIAATATNLAEAIENGTFREDLFYRLNVLPIHVPPLRDRTEDIPLLVQNFIQRFNRKLGTDIKGITPPAMAILLSYDWPGNVRQLENQIERAMVLTDQITLLPDHFPPELRRKRDEVSTDCFFGGYSVKTAQKMIEKQLITKALQHTGGNRTHAAALLEISHPSLLSKMKTYGIPL; encoded by the coding sequence ATGGGTCAGAATTCATCAGCGGGAAAACGCCTTCTTATTGTGGATGATGAAGAAAATATGCGGCATATGCTTGCTACTTTGTTGCGCAATTCGGGATACCGGATTGAAACTGCCAGCGATGGTGTTGAGGCGTTGGAGAAAATCGGTCAAAATCTTCACGAATTTATTTTATGTGACCTTAAAATGCCGCGAATGAGTGGCATTGAATTTTTGAAGGCGGGCTCAGAAAAACTTAAGGAGAGCACCGTTATCGTGATGAGCGCTTATGGAACCATTGATACGGCATTGGAAGCTATGAAAATGGGCGCTTACGATTTTATCTCAAAGCCGTTTAAGACGGATGAAGTGTTGCTGGCGCTTAAAAAAGCCGAGGAGCGGGAGAATTTAAAGCGGGAAAACATAGTTCTAAAAGATCGAATTGAAAAAATATCAGCAAGTTATAACTTCGGCAACCTGATGGCCAAGAGCAAAAGCATGTTGTCCGTATTTAAGATTGCCGAGAAAGCGTCCAAATACAATACAACCGTATTGATTACCGGAGAAAGCGGTACGGGCAAAGAATTGGTCGCAAAGGGCATTCATTTTAACAGCGACAGGGCGAAAAAGGCCTTTATTCCGGTAAACTGTGGCGGGATTCCGGAAAACCTGCTGGAAAGCGAATTATTCGGCTATAAAAAGGGAGCTTTTACGGGTGCCGACAAAGATAAAATCGGCCTTATCGAAGCTGCTGACGGCGGTACGCTTTTACTTGATGAAATCGGAGACATGCCGCAATCCTTGCAAGTCAAGCTGTTGCGTGCGCTTCAAGAACGTGAGATTCTGCCGGTGGGCGGTACTCGGGGGAAAAAAATTGATGTTCGGGTTATTGCTGCGACGGCTACAAATCTTGCCGAAGCCATCGAGAACGGTACGTTTCGAGAGGATCTTTTTTACCGGTTGAATGTGCTTCCGATTCATGTGCCGCCGTTAAGGGATAGGACGGAAGATATTCCCCTTCTGGTTCAAAATTTTATTCAACGTTTCAATAGAAAGCTGGGAACGGATATAAAAGGAATAACGCCGCCGGCCATGGCTATTTTGTTGAGCTATGATTGGCCGGGGAATGTAAGGCAATTGGAAAATCAAATCGAAAGAGCGATGGTGTTAACGGATCAGATTACCCTTTTGCCGGACCATTTCCCCCCTGAGTTGCGCCGGAAGCGGGATGAAGTGAGCACGGATTGTTTTTTTGGGGGCTACTCCGTAAAGACTGCGCAAAAAATGATAGAAAAACAATTAATAACGAAGGCGCTCCAACATACCGGTGGAAATCGCACACATGCTGCTGCGTTACTTGAGATCAGCCATCCGTCTTTGCTGAGCAAAATGAAAACATACGGCATTCCCCTCTAA
- a CDS encoding peptidylprolyl isomerase: MNVKLDTSMGEIVIELNAEKAPKTVANFLDYVNAGHYDGTIFHRVINGFMIQGGGMTADMKEKSVGAPIENEADNGLINDAYAVAMARTMDPHSATAQFFINVKKNDFLNHTGKNPQGWGYTVFGKVIKGHGVVNKIKAVPTGKSGMHDDVPVTPVIINKAEAVDSTAA, from the coding sequence ATGAATGTAAAGCTTGATACCAGCATGGGAGAGATTGTTATTGAACTTAATGCGGAAAAAGCACCCAAGACAGTAGCTAATTTTTTGGACTATGTGAATGCCGGCCATTATGATGGCACTATTTTTCATCGTGTTATCAATGGATTTATGATTCAAGGGGGCGGAATGACCGCAGATATGAAAGAAAAATCCGTCGGTGCGCCGATTGAAAACGAGGCGGACAACGGCCTAATCAATGATGCGTATGCCGTAGCCATGGCACGAACGATGGATCCCCACAGTGCCACGGCACAATTTTTCATTAATGTCAAAAAAAATGATTTTCTGAATCATACCGGTAAAAACCCCCAAGGATGGGGCTATACTGTTTTTGGAAAGGTGATTAAGGGCCATGGCGTGGTTAATAAAATTAAAGCTGTGCCCACCGGCAAAAGCGGTATGCACGATGATGTGCCGGTAACACCGGTTATTATTAACAAAGCCGAGGCGGTAGATTCGACTGCGGCTTGA
- a CDS encoding antibiotic biosynthesis monooxygenase, which translates to MIEVTFTYNFIPNIDLKAYANLAKRATALMLSAKGFIEFRAHRNMIGSPHVRRTSVWESLADWAAFDQAAGVQELTEEFRAFVKDLDVQIWGPSPLTPEPIRPQKK; encoded by the coding sequence ATGATTGAAGTTACATTTACATACAATTTTATTCCGAATATCGATTTGAAGGCATACGCTAATCTTGCCAAAAGAGCGACCGCTCTGATGCTTTCTGCAAAAGGATTTATTGAGTTTCGAGCGCACCGAAACATGATTGGCTCTCCCCATGTACGAAGAACTTCTGTCTGGGAGAGTTTGGCTGATTGGGCTGCCTTTGACCAGGCGGCCGGGGTGCAAGAATTGACAGAGGAATTCAGAGCATTCGTAAAGGATTTGGATGTTCAGATCTGGGGACCGTCTCCATTGACACCTGAACCGATCCGGCCGCAAAAAAAATAA
- a CDS encoding FAD-dependent oxidoreductase, translating to MTKHLVLAGGGHAHMATLANIDRFIEKGHKVSLIGTSGYHYYSGMGPGMLGNTYSPEEIRFETRQMVEKKGGRFLQGNIVTIDADAGTVHLASGETVPYDVLSCNLGSHVPLHFIRGDSTDIYPVKPIESLLAAKNRILEKSAIKQISIGIIGGGPSAVEIAGNIHRLTNTSGMRHADIKILCSGPILPRSPDKVRKKVSASFQKRGIDILMGERVKEVRTGLVTEVSGKTRAFDIILLAVGVNPSPVFKASGIPIGPDGGMQVNRFLQSIQYDNIFGGGDCIWFQEAPLDKVGVYAVRQNPVLFHNLTAALDGSEFLPFIPQRGYLLIFNLGDGTGIFYKRPICFNGRIAFIIKDYIDRHFMRKFKRAM from the coding sequence ATGACAAAGCACCTGGTACTTGCGGGTGGCGGGCATGCCCATATGGCTACCCTTGCAAACATAGACCGGTTTATTGAAAAGGGCCACAAGGTAAGCCTCATCGGGACTTCAGGCTATCATTATTACTCCGGCATGGGGCCCGGTATGTTGGGAAACACCTATAGCCCCGAAGAAATTAGGTTTGAAACCCGACAAATGGTTGAAAAAAAAGGCGGGCGTTTCTTACAGGGCAACATCGTCACCATCGATGCAGATGCCGGCACAGTACATCTTGCATCCGGTGAGACAGTGCCATACGATGTTCTCTCATGCAATTTGGGCAGCCATGTACCGCTTCACTTTATCCGGGGCGATTCAACCGACATTTATCCTGTCAAGCCGATAGAAAGCCTTTTAGCGGCCAAAAACCGGATTCTCGAAAAAAGCGCTATAAAACAAATCTCCATCGGTATCATTGGCGGAGGGCCGTCAGCGGTTGAAATAGCCGGCAACATTCACCGATTGACAAATACATCGGGGATGCGGCACGCCGACATCAAAATCCTCTGCAGCGGCCCAATCCTGCCCCGGTCTCCTGATAAGGTCAGAAAAAAAGTGTCCGCATCATTTCAAAAACGCGGGATTGACATTTTGATGGGGGAACGAGTGAAAGAAGTCCGTACCGGGCTTGTCACTGAGGTCTCCGGGAAAACTCGCGCTTTTGATATTATTTTGCTTGCCGTCGGAGTGAACCCCAGCCCGGTTTTTAAAGCATCGGGAATACCCATTGGTCCTGACGGCGGCATGCAGGTCAATCGCTTTCTGCAAAGTATTCAATATGACAATATTTTCGGCGGCGGCGATTGCATCTGGTTTCAAGAGGCGCCGCTGGATAAGGTGGGCGTTTATGCAGTTCGGCAGAATCCGGTTCTTTTTCACAATCTCACCGCAGCCCTTGATGGCTCGGAATTTCTACCATTTATTCCGCAGCGGGGCTATCTACTGATATTCAACCTGGGCGATGGCACCGGCATATTCTATAAGCGGCCCATTTGTTTTAACGGTCGCATCGCGTTTATCATCAAAGATTACATCGATCGCCATTTCATGCGGAAATTTAAGAGAGCCATGTAA
- a CDS encoding glycosyltransferase, whose amino-acid sequence MAAYRFKADSYYPWVLGVVSVSAVAVTLWQVDVLTEVFDESFPRRFAFMNPLAMSLAFMGLAVLAFRIWFALLYRPYAPMADDVLPSITVVIPAYNEGSQVLYTVRSVMASSYPHKKMQVICVDDGSQDDTWRWMLQAKKEFDRRVQLIRQPVNRGKRQALLAGFKLAEGQVYVTIDSDSEVFPDTLRHLVSPMACDKRVGAVAGNVRVLNIDEGVIPKMMEVSFTSAFDFLRRGQSVYGGVFCTPGALSAYRARVLTPHLTDWANQTFMGGHATIGEDRALTNLVLGCGFRVVYQRDAVVLTKMPVSFGGLRRMLLRWARSNVRENLVILSFLLKRFRTEHGGSGWIRLFTATQLLRMTIGEAFKLALVVQLVLFPMVTLTASLIGCAVASVLPAVVHQLRYGGWFGWKWAVPYSFFWFFGLSWISIWGLFTAARSGWLTRGLPEAGKAPGLTTLFPPASTR is encoded by the coding sequence ATGGCTGCCTACCGTTTTAAGGCGGATTCTTACTATCCTTGGGTGTTGGGTGTCGTATCGGTTTCGGCCGTGGCCGTAACCCTTTGGCAGGTAGATGTTTTGACCGAAGTATTCGACGAATCTTTTCCACGGCGTTTCGCATTTATGAACCCTCTGGCGATGAGTTTGGCCTTCATGGGGCTTGCAGTGCTGGCGTTTCGAATTTGGTTTGCCTTGCTGTATAGGCCCTATGCGCCAATGGCCGACGATGTATTGCCGTCCATTACCGTGGTCATTCCGGCTTATAATGAAGGCTCCCAGGTTCTCTATACCGTTCGTTCGGTAATGGCGAGCAGTTATCCCCACAAAAAGATGCAGGTGATATGCGTGGATGACGGCTCCCAGGATGATACCTGGCGGTGGATGCTGCAAGCCAAAAAAGAGTTTGACCGCCGGGTTCAACTGATTCGGCAACCGGTCAACCGGGGCAAGCGACAGGCGTTGCTGGCCGGGTTCAAGTTGGCTGAAGGGCAAGTGTATGTGACCATTGATTCGGATTCAGAAGTGTTTCCAGATACATTGCGCCATTTGGTCAGCCCGATGGCTTGCGATAAACGTGTTGGCGCGGTGGCTGGAAACGTTCGCGTGTTGAATATAGATGAGGGCGTGATTCCCAAAATGATGGAAGTTTCCTTTACCTCAGCTTTTGATTTTTTGCGCCGTGGGCAGAGTGTCTATGGGGGTGTATTTTGCACGCCAGGGGCGCTTTCAGCATATCGGGCGCGGGTCTTAACCCCTCATCTCACGGACTGGGCCAATCAAACCTTTATGGGAGGACATGCGACCATCGGTGAAGACCGGGCGCTGACCAATCTGGTTTTGGGTTGTGGATTCAGGGTGGTTTATCAGCGAGATGCCGTGGTTTTGACGAAAATGCCGGTTTCTTTCGGGGGATTGCGGCGAATGTTGCTGCGTTGGGCGCGCAGTAACGTGCGAGAAAATTTAGTGATACTCTCTTTTCTCTTGAAGCGGTTTCGAACAGAACATGGTGGCAGCGGGTGGATTCGTTTGTTTACGGCAACACAGCTATTGCGTATGACGATCGGCGAAGCATTTAAGCTGGCGTTAGTGGTCCAGTTGGTCTTATTCCCGATGGTCACGTTGACGGCTTCATTGATTGGGTGTGCGGTTGCTTCCGTCTTGCCAGCCGTTGTTCATCAGTTGCGCTATGGCGGTTGGTTCGGTTGGAAGTGGGCTGTTCCGTATTCGTTTTTCTGGTTTTTCGGTCTTTCATGGATTTCAATATGGGGGCTTTTTACAGCCGCACGTTCGGGTTGGTTAACCCGCGGTTTGCCTGAAGCCGGGAAAGCACCTGGCTTGACGACCCTTTTTCCCCCGGCCAGCACCCGTTAG
- a CDS encoding YchJ family protein — METCPCGSNLAYADCCAPLIQGHQPAQSAEALMRSRYSAYVKTAIDYIHDTLHPSRRQKLNREEALEWSKKSDWQGLEILKTVAGGPDDETGTVEFIARYAEKGKNMIHHEIAEFSKLDGRWYFVDGSMPKPAQSIRQGPKIGRNDPCICGSGKKYKKCCGT; from the coding sequence ATGGAAACATGCCCATGCGGCAGCAACTTAGCTTACGCCGATTGCTGCGCGCCCTTAATCCAAGGGCACCAACCCGCCCAAAGCGCTGAAGCGCTGATGCGATCGCGCTACAGCGCCTATGTTAAAACGGCCATTGATTATATTCACGACACGCTTCACCCTTCACGGCGCCAAAAACTTAATCGGGAAGAGGCCCTTGAATGGTCGAAAAAATCCGATTGGCAGGGCTTGGAAATTCTTAAAACCGTAGCGGGCGGACCAGATGATGAAACCGGTACGGTTGAATTTATTGCCAGATATGCCGAAAAAGGAAAAAATATGATTCATCATGAAATAGCCGAGTTCTCTAAACTTGATGGTCGATGGTATTTTGTAGACGGAAGCATGCCTAAACCAGCTCAGTCTATTCGCCAGGGACCGAAAATCGGTCGAAATGATCCCTGCATTTGCGGCTCCGGGAAAAAGTATAAGAAATGCTGCGGCACCTAA